The Bosea sp. AS-1 region CGAGGTCGCGACGCTCGGCGCCGTGCTGCAGGATCTCGGCGTCGGCAAGGGCGACCGCGTCATCATCTATATGCCGATGGTGCCGGAAGCGGTCTTCGCCATGCTGGCCTGCGCGCGCATCGGCGCGGTGCACTCGGTGGTGTTCGGCGGCTTCGCGGCCAAGGAACTGGCGACCCGGATCGACGATGCCGAGCCCAAGGTCATCCTGACCGCCACCTGCGGCATAGAGCCGACGCGCGTGGTCGAATACAAGCCGCTGCTCGACGGTGCGATCGAGATGGCCAAGCACAAGCCGCAAACCTGCGTCGTGCTGCAGCGGCCGCAGGCCGAAGCTTCAATGCATGCCGTGCGCGACAAGAACTGGCGCACGCTCGTCGCAGCCGCCAAGGCGGCCGGGCGCAAGGCCGACTGCGTCGAGGTCGCCGCGACCGATCCGCTCTACGTCCTCTACACCTCCGGCACGACGGGGCGGCCGAAGGGCGTGGTGCGCGACCATGGCGGGCACATGGTCGTGCTGAAAGCGACGATGGACCAGCTCTTCGACGTGAAGCCCGGCGAGGTGATGTTCACCGCTTCCGATATCGGCTGGGTCGTCGGCCACAGCTACATCGTCTATGCGCCGCTGATTCAGGGCGCGACCAGCGTGCTCTACGAGGGCAAGCCGGTCGGTACGCCCAATCCGGGAGCCTTCTGGCGCATCATCGCCGAGCATGGCGTCAAGGTGCTGTTCACCGCGCCGACCGCCTTCCGCGCCATTCGCAAGGAGGATCCGGAGGGCAGCCACCTCGCCGGTCACGACCTCTCGCGCTTCAAGGCGCTGTTCCTCGCAGGCGAGCGGGCCGATCCCGAAACGCTGAAATGGGCCGAAGCGCTGCTCAAGGTGCCGGTGATCGACCATTGGTGGCAGACCGAGAGCGGCTCGCCCATCGTCGGCAATCCGCTCGGCCTCGGGCTTCTGCCGATCAAGCATGGCTCGCCGACCGCGCCGCTTCCGGGTTGGAACGTGCAATGCCTCGACGAGGGCGGGCGGCCGGTCGCAGCCGGCACGATGGGGGCTATCGTCCTGAAGCTGCCGTTGCCGCCCGGCGCGCTGCCGACGCTCTGGCAGGACGATGCACGCTTCAAGGAGGCGTATCTCGCGACCTATCCGGGCTACTACAACACCTCGGATGCCGGCTTCATCGACGAAGACGGCTATGTCTTCATCATGGGCCGCACCGACGACATCATCAACGTCGCGGGCCACAGGCTTTCGACCGGCGGCATGGAGGAGGTGCTGGCGGCGCATC contains the following coding sequences:
- a CDS encoding propionyl-CoA synthetase; its protein translation is MNAPHAAPAPSPSPYRETYARWQTDPDAYWLEIAKGIDWIRPPDRAFDGAAGIYGRWFPDATCNTCFNALDRHVRDGRGDQAALIYDSPVSGTKAKYTYAQMLDEVATLGAVLQDLGVGKGDRVIIYMPMVPEAVFAMLACARIGAVHSVVFGGFAAKELATRIDDAEPKVILTATCGIEPTRVVEYKPLLDGAIEMAKHKPQTCVVLQRPQAEASMHAVRDKNWRTLVAAAKAAGRKADCVEVAATDPLYVLYTSGTTGRPKGVVRDHGGHMVVLKATMDQLFDVKPGEVMFTASDIGWVVGHSYIVYAPLIQGATSVLYEGKPVGTPNPGAFWRIIAEHGVKVLFTAPTAFRAIRKEDPEGSHLAGHDLSRFKALFLAGERADPETLKWAEALLKVPVIDHWWQTESGSPIVGNPLGLGLLPIKHGSPTAPLPGWNVQCLDEGGRPVAAGTMGAIVLKLPLPPGALPTLWQDDARFKEAYLATYPGYYNTSDAGFIDEDGYVFIMGRTDDIINVAGHRLSTGGMEEVLAAHPAVAECAVVGIRDALKGEQPCGFVVLKAGVSQPPEQVERELVALVRERIGPVAAFKLAVTVNRLPKTRSGKILRATMKKIADGEDYAVPATIEDVGVLGDIGAALKGKGIG